Within the Pelagovum pacificum genome, the region CGCTCGTTCAATGGCGGGGCGGACCCGGTCACCTACTCTGAATCGCAGCCGAACACGTCGCGGCCGATCTCTCTGCCCGCGTCCCGGCTGAACGCCGACTGGACCCACCGGGGCGGCAGCGCGAGCCATCTGCTTCAGCATCCCTCGCTCGGCGGCAACCTGTCGCTGGCCTTCCGCACCGACATCGGGTCCGGCAATTCGCGCCGCGCCCGGATCACCGCCGACCCGGTTGTGGGCGACGGGCGGGTCTTCACCTTCGACTCCAACACGCAGGTCAGCGCGGTCTCGACCGCCGGCGCGCCGCTCTGGACGGTGTCGGTGCGTCGTCCGCTGGACCGCGCCTCCGACGCATCGGGCGGCGGCCTCGCCTACGGCGGGGGCATGGTCTACGTCACCACCGGTTTCGGAGAGTTGATCGCGCTCGACGCCGCGACGGGCGGAGTGGCCTGGCGCCAGGACCTCGACGCCTACGGCGGTGCCGCGCCGACCGTGTCGGGCGATCTTGTCTTCGTCTCCGCGCGTGACGGCCGGGCCTGGGCGGTGGAGCGCTCCAACGGGCGCGTGCGCTGGACCATGCCGGCCACCCCCGCAGCGCAGGGCTACGGCGGCGGCTCCGGTATCGCGGTCTCGAACGGCGTGGCGGTCATGCCGTTCCCGAGCGGCGAAGTCACCGCGG harbors:
- a CDS encoding outer membrane protein assembly factor BamB family protein, yielding MTKLNGRTLLVALTLLAACGEPDVRLPGERIGLRSFNGGADPVTYSESQPNTSRPISLPASRLNADWTHRGGSASHLLQHPSLGGNLSLAFRTDIGSGNSRRARITADPVVGDGRVFTFDSNTQVSAVSTAGAPLWTVSVRRPLDRASDASGGGLAYGGGMVYVTTGFGELIALDAATGGVAWRQDLDAYGGAAPTVSGDLVFVSARDGRAWAVERSNGRVRWTMPATPAAQGYGGGSGIAVSNGVAVMPFPSGEVTAAFQQGGIRRWTSFVAGQRTTRALSANIDISGDPVISGDRVYVGNASGQTVALDLATGDEIWSARHGAQSPVIPVGGSVFLVNDLNQLVRLDAATGALIWRTQMPDLAQRNGLFRTRTASFAHYGPVMAGGRLIVASSDGQLRQFDPRSGQLLGAVALPGGAATNPAVAGGILYVVNRDGELLAFR